In Mytilus edulis chromosome 4, xbMytEdul2.2, whole genome shotgun sequence, the following proteins share a genomic window:
- the LOC139521814 gene encoding toxin CfTX-A-like produces MKLQKKIVCLLWILLMLIFIATEARWTISTSRSLGKIRTSLKSSQQSAKQQLGKIEHYLKNDDVSNKISSTIEAVGSAAPSLTSGDVTQIVSGALDILSAVTVLIPVVGPIISSILTVISGLVSSIGGSGMDIGSVVKKAIDEALRKFDDSNLRAEAVGTARVYSVSLAYLDGITDLQQHEVSALSAHVPIYSGVKFTGIVQSKIMDSSKSQDKQQVKRAIEYTRLLVKLSVLRSAVLWKMYLTVKQAGHSVSTAKSIHNVIKNMELKDKEFLTFLTNPQYNQAVFFAHLKPSELPEVSKYLHKHQLAFQNLSFLGAGSHTFRTQKWPNWYAYMKKDTYGSITGSTHLDGQGYFIFDVISSADNTFYLRSAKWSKYYVYMRNGAQGRLNGWKGYPGESGMWKVIRFSDGYYMLSPEKWLGWFVYMAKDSLGTVRGWKGDPGEQGHWTIT; encoded by the coding sequence ATGAAATTACAAAAGAAGATTGTTTGTCTCCTATGGATTTTGTTGATGTTGATTTTCATTGCGACAGAAGCTAGATGGACGATATCAACTTCGCGATCGCTCGGTAAAATCAGAACAAGTTTGAAGTCCAGTCAACAATCAGCAAAACAACAACTAGGAAAAATAGAACATTATCTTAAAAATGACGATGTATCAAACAAGATTTCGTCAACAATAGAAGCCGTTGGTAGTGCAGCTCCATCTTTGACAAGTGGTGATGTCACACAAATTGTCTCTGGTGCATTAGACATCTTGTCAGCAGTTACAGTCCTGATCCCAGTAGTCGGTCCGATAATAAGTAGCATTTTGACGGTGATTTCCGGATTAGTTAGCTCTATAGGTGGCAGTGGAATGGACATTGGTTCGGTTGTCAAGAAGGCTATCGATGAAGCACTTAGAAAATTCGACGACTCCAACCTTAGAGCAGAAGCAGTCGGTACTGCCAGAGTATATAGCGTTTCATTAGCCTACCTCGACGGAATAACCGATCTACAGCAACATGAAGTTTCTGCTCTGTCTGCACATGTTCCTATCTATTCTGGAGTTAAGTTCACCGGAATAGTACAATCAAAGATAATGGACAGTTCAAAAAGTCAAGACAAGCAGCAGGTCAAACGGGCAATTGAATACACGCGACTTTTGGTAAAGCTCTCTGTCCTTAGATCCGCTGTTCTGTGGAAAATGTACCTCACCGTCAAACAGGCAGGACATAGTGTGTCAACAGCGAAGAGCATTCATAACGTCATAAAGAATATGGAATTGAAAGACAAAGAATTCTTAACGTTTTTGACGAATCCTCAATACAATCAAGCTGTTTTTTTTGCACACTTGAAACCATCAGAATTGCCCGAAGTTTCGAAGTATCTACACAAACACCAACTTGCCTTTCAGAATCTGTCATTTTTAGGGGCAGGATCACATACTTTTCGGACCCAAAAATGGCCAAACTGGTATGCATATATGAAAAAAGATACGTATGGGTCAATAACTGGATCAACACATTTAGACGGACAAGGGTACTTCATCTTTGATGTAATTTCGTCAGCAGATAATACTTTCTACTTGCGCTCTGCGAAATGGTCCAAATATTATGTCTACATGAGAAATGGAGCACAGGGTAGATTGAATGGTTGGAAAGGATACCCCGGCGAAAGTGGAATGTGGAAAGTAATCAGGTTTTCAGATGGGTATTACATGTTGTCACCAGAAAAGTGGCTTGGCTGGTTTGTCTATATGGCTAAAGACAGTTTGGGAACAGTTCGAGGTTGGAAAGGCGATCCTGGGGAACAAGGACATTGGACCATAACATAA